Proteins found in one Quercus robur chromosome 2, dhQueRobu3.1, whole genome shotgun sequence genomic segment:
- the LOC126712429 gene encoding receptor protein kinase CLAVATA1-like, whose translation MRSCATTSFLLHIAILFLLFSACSSSYSDLEVLLKLKSAMKGPKGADLKDWEVSSSPAAHCSFPGVSCDEDLRVVSLNVTDIKLFGFLPPEIGLLDKLVNLTLAATNLTGSLPLEMGNLTSLKFLNISNNVFVGQFPGEVTLGMASLEVLDIYNNNFSGPLPTEIVNLKNLKHLCLGGNYFSGSIPDSYSEIQSLEFLGLNGNSLTGKIPASLGRLKNLQKMFVGYYNAFEGGIPDELGSLTSLQRLDMASCSLTGEIPQSLGLLKNLDSLFLQINRLTGLIPPELSNLQNLLSLDLSINQLTGNIPDNFSRLENIKLINLFKNKLQGPIPEFIGELPNLEVFQIWENNFTLQLPENLGRNGKLKDLDVTSNHLTGLIPRDLCKGGMLKTLILIQNFFVGPIPEELGECKSLLKVRVTKNQLNGTIPAGLFNLPLAQVVELDDNNLSGDLPSDFSGESLGILSLSGNRITGKIPKGIQNLNSLQTLSLEMNSFSGEIPKELFQLKMLAKFNISDNNVSGEIPGSISECSSLTTVDFSGNSLFGEIPKGITELNVLSVLNCSRNQLTGQIPDEIRNMTSLTTLDLSYNNLEGRIPTGDQFSVFNESSFAGNPNLCSPRHVSCPFLVNSGRGSGRRSTNPGTWKIIVSVIALVTALLLGVVTGYTLHKRKVQNSRAWKLTAFQKLDFKAEDVLECLKEENIIGKGGSGIVYRGSMPFGIDVAIKRLVGRGSGQSDHGFTAEIQTLGRIRHRFIVKLLGYVSNKDTNLLLYEYMPNGSLGEMLHGSKGGHLQWDMRYKIAVEAATGLCYLHHDCSPMIIHRDVKSNNILLDSDFEAHVADFGLAKFLQDAGASECMSSIAGSYGYIAPEYAYTLKVDKKSDVYSFGVVLLELIAGRKPVGEFGDGVDIVRWVRKTASELSQPSDAASVLAVVDPRLSGYPLTGVIHLFKIAMLCVEDESSARPTMREVVHMLTNPPQSAPSLVNL comes from the exons atgaGGAGCTGTGCCACTACCAGCTTCCTACTTCACATTGCTATACTTTTCCTTCTCTTCTCAGCATGTTCTTCTTCGTACAGTGATCTTGAAGTTCTGTTGAAGCTTAAGTCCGCCATGAAAGGACCCAAAGGTGCAGACTTGAAAGACTGGGAGGTCTCTTCTTCTCCAGCGGCGCATTGCTCTTTCCCCGGGGTTTCATGTGACGAAGATTTACGAGTTGTTTCTCTCAACGTGACTGATATAAAACTCTTCGGTTTTCTTCCACCGGAGATTGGCTTACTGGACAAGCTAGTGAACCTAACACTCGCCGCCACCAATCTCACCGGAAGTCTTCCATTAGAAATGGGGAACCTCACGTCACTCAAGTTCCTCAACATCTCCAACAACGTCTTCGTCGGCCAATTCCCCGGCGAAGTCACTCTCGGAATGGCAAGCCTCGAAGTTCTCGACATTTACAACAACAATTTCTCTGGCCCACTTCCTACAGAGATTGTGAACTTGAAAAACCTCAAGCATCTTTGTCTCGGTGGGAACTACTTTTCTGGGTCAATCCCAGACTCCTACTCCGAGATTCAAAGCCTCGAGTTCTTGGGCTTGAATGGTAACTCACTCACAGGCAAGATTCCGGCGAGTTTGGGTCGGTTAAAGAATCTCCAAAAAATGTTCGTTGGGTACTACAACGCTTTCGAAGGTGGTATTCCAGATGAGTTGGGTTCGCTCACTTCGCTTCAACGATTAGACATGGCTAGCTGTAGCCTTACTGGTGAAATTCCTCAGAGTTTAGGCCTTTTGAAGAACTTGGACTCGTTGTTTCTCCAAATAAACCGTCTCACAGGTTTGATACCTCCTGAACTCTCTAACTTACAAAACTTGCTTTCTTTGGATCTCTCAATCAACCAACTTACTGGTAATATACCAGATAATTTTTCAAGGCTTGAGAATATTAAGCTAATCAATTTGTTTAAGAACAAGCTACAAGGTCCAATCCCGGAATTTATTGGCGAGTTACCGAATCTCGAAGTGTTTCAGATATGGGAAAACAATTTCACATTGCAACTACCTGAGAATCTGGGGAGAAATGGAAAGTTGAAAGACCTCGACGTGACGTCCAACCACCTCACCGGTTTGATTCCTCGAGATTTGTGCAAAGGAGGGATGTTGAAGACGCTGATTCTCATTCAGAATTTCTTTGTCGGTCCGATCCCTGAGGAACTCGGAGAGTGTAAATCGCTTCTCAAAGTCAGAGTCACGAAGAACCAACTCAACGGTACGATTCCGGCGGGTCTTTTCAACTTGCCATTAGCGCAGGTGGTGGAGCTCGACGATAATAACTTATCCGGTGATCTTCCTTCGGATTTTTCAGGGGAAAGTCTCGGGATTCTCTCACTTTCCGGTAATAGAATTACCGGGAAAATTCCCAAGGGAATTCAAAATCTCAATAGTTTGCAGACTTTGTCCCTGGAAATGAACTCGTTTTCCGGTGAGATTCCGAAGGAATTGTTCCAGCTAAAGATGCTCGCGAAGTTCAATATAAGCGATAACAATGTCAGCGGCGAAATCCCGGGTTCGATTTCTGAGTGTAGTTCTTTAACCACGGTCGATTTTAGCGGAAACAGTCTGTTTGGGGAAATTCCTAAAGGGATTACCGAACTGAATGTTCTCAGCGTTCTCAATTGCTCGAGAAATCAACTTACGGGTCAAATTCCTGATGAAATTCGAAACATGACGTCCCTCACAACGCTCGATCTTTCTTACAACAATTTGGAGGGCAGAATTCCCACTGGAGACCAGTTTTCTGTTTTCAATGAAAGTTCCTTCGCTGGAAACCCCAATCTCTGCTCGCCACGTCATGTTTCTTGCCCGTTCTTGGTCAATTCGGGTCGCGGTTCGGGTCGGAGGAGTACCAACCCGGGTACTTGGAAGATAATTGTGAGCGTGATTGCACTCGTAACGGCTCTCTTACTGGGTGTGGTTACGGGTTACACGCTCCACAAGAGGAAAGTCCAGAACTCTCGAGCCTGGAAACTCACCGCGTTTCAAAAGCTCGATTTCAAAGCGGAAGATGTTCTAGAGTGTTTGAAAGAAGAGAACATCATTGGCAAAGGTGGGTCCGGGATTGTGTACCGTGGGTCCATGCCGTTCGGCATTGACGTGGCGATCAAACGTTTGGTGGGTCGAGGGAGTGGACAGAGTGACCATGGTTTCACGGCTGAGATTCAAACGTTGGGTCGAATTCGACACCGGTTTATAGTGAAGCTGTTGGGTTACGTGTCGAACAAGGACACGAACTTGTTGTTGTACGAGTACATGCCGAACGGGAGTTTGGGGGAAATGTTGCATGGGTCGAAAGGTGGGCATTTGCAATGGGATATGAGGTACAAAATAGCCGTGGAGGCTGCTACGGGGTTGTGTTATCTTCACCATGATTGTTCGCCTATGATTATTCATAGGGATGTGAAGTCTAATAATATATTGCTGGACTCAGACTTTGAGGCTCATGTTGCTGATTTTGGGCTCGCCAAGTTTCTTCAGGATGCTGGGGCCTCGGAGTGCATGTCCTCCATTGCTGGATCGTATGGTTACATTGCCCCAG AGTACGCTTACACGCTAAAAGTGGACAAGAAAAGCGATGTGTACAGTTTTGGTGTTGTGCTACTGGAACTGATAGCAGGGAGGAAACCAGTGGGGGAGTTTGGTGATGGGGTAGACATTGTGAGATGGGTTAGGAAAACAGCATCAGAACTTTCTCAGCCATCTGATGCAGCTTCAGTTCTCGCAGTTGTGGACCCTAGGCTCAGTGGGTACCCTCTCACAGGTGTGATACATTTGTTTAAGATAGCTATGCTGTGTGTTGAAGATGAAAGCTCTGCTAGGCCCACCATGAGAGAAGTTGTTCACATGCTCACAAATCCTCCTCAGTCTGCTCCAAGCCTTGTGAACCTTTag